The following DNA comes from Moritella sp. 24.
TTGACTGCGTACTATTTCTAAATACATCGTGCGTTGTGCTAACGCTAATCGGCCTAAGTCATCCGGTTTTACTTCTATCACAATCGTTAATTCACTATTCGCGTCACTGCTCATTTGCGGATTAATCACATCAGCATCGTTTGTATTCACTGACATGACCCGTACTTTAGTCAGTAGTAGGCTCGCAGTAACACCTTCAAATATTTCAAGTTCATTGGTCGTATTTGATAAATTCGTTTTTGGTGAGCTTATTGCCATAATGTCAATATTGTCACCTGGTTTGATATAACCAGAAATAAGATTTTTAGAAGAGATGGTCAATGGATATAAAGTCATTCCATCGACAATTAATAGATCTAAATAGCCGGGTTGATCTTTACTTGTTTGATACTCAACAAAAACAAGTTCACCGGTCTTAACTGGCGTATTTATTAAGGTTGAAGACTGAAAATCCAGAGTCACATCTTGCTTAATACCGAGTACAAGCGCGTCATTCAGCAGCACTTGCTCACGCTGAACCATACTAGCGGTGAGGCTTTCACCTTTCATTATCGATTGTTTTGCTCGCCAAAGCGTAACGTAACGCGCCTGCGGTTCTGCCTGAATAAGTGTTTCATCTTCCACTTTTTCAGTCGTTAAAAACAATATATCCACAACCCCGTAGATACCGCTAACAATGGCTAAGAATGCAACAATAAATATAATCTTCGAGTTCATATCGCTACCACGTCAAATTAAGCTGTTAATAATTGTTATGTAAAATCCGAACGATATCGCAACACCGTAAGGTAAACCCCGTTCATGTTCTCGTGATAGTTTTAAAATCAGCCGGTCTTTAATTAAATAAAACAACGCTAATAAACCACCTAGAAATAAAACCAACATTGCGGCATCAACTATTTCACTCGGTAATAACGCAATAGAAAAAGCTGTTGCTAATTTACTATCTCCAGCACCCATGATATTAAATTTAAATAACATAGCTGTAGACAAAAATACAATAAAGCAACTAAACAGACTGGTGGGTATATTATTTCTTTCTATCGAAACATATAGAGAGGTAAAAAAAATGATGGCGCAGATTTTATTTGATATATGTCGATATCGGCAATCAGAATAGATAACACCAATTGACACAACCCCAATAAAATAGAGTGCCATCATTATTAAAGTCAACTTAACCAATTTTACCGATTGCAGTTGTAATATTAGCAAAGGCAGTTGTTAACGCAGTAAGTAATGAACCACCAGTACCAAACGTAACACCTAATAGAGTTGCCATCGCAACACCAATAAGACCGTACTCAATCGCAGTTACACCGCGTTCATCATTTTTATACGTTGCTAGAAATGAGGTTGTGTTTACATACATTTTAGTGAACATGTTATATTCCTTATTTACTTAATTAATAGGCCAACTTTTAATAATAGTGAATACTATTCTTTATTTTTCAATTAATACAAATACAACCTATTACATTTTAATATAGATGGTTAAAACTTAGCCTTCAACCTTACACTGCTTACATCCCTTACAATTAAATATGTGTAGTGAAAGATAATTAATACTAAAAAGGAGGGATATAAAGGCTAAATAAAGTCAATACTAGATATTTTGTCACGCATCCAATTAAGTAAGGGACTCAAGTTTTCATTTTTAGGCCAGATAATAGATGCAACCCAATGCTCATTATTAAGCTGATTAAATGCAAACGAAGCTTTAGATAAGCGCCCTTCATTTAAGTCATGTTTAGTCACAAAATTAGGTAAGTTACAAATGCCGACACTGTTTCGACAGAATGATAGTATCGTATGTATATCTTCAACATACCATACATGAGAAGCCACACTCAGCTCACTCATAGCGGGATACTTGAGGTCTATTGGCGTTAACAATCGCGTGTTATCCATGTCAGTCAAATTGACATTAGAAATATGACCGCCTTTATAATCAGGTGACGCTACCCAGGAACTCTGCATGTGAAATGCACTCGCAAATTCACAATTCAACGTTTCTAGACCAGAAAAAAGTCCGACTGCAAAATCTATTTTATTTTCAACTACTTCATTATAAAGCTGTTTGCTATTCTGCTGGATAATGTACAGGTCGACTAACGGGTACAGTTCTGAAAATTCACATAATATTTTTGTTATCTTTTCAGAACACACTAATGGATCAATACCAATTCGTATTTTAACATCACTAATTTCTTCTATTTCACGAGACTGCGATATAAATTCGTCATATTGAGACATCATTAATTTAGTGTTCTTAAATAGTTTTTCACCCTTCTCGGTTAAAACTGGGTATTTTTTATTTCGATTAAATAATTCGAAACCAAAATCTATTTCTAGATTTTGAATTGCAATACTTATTGATGCCTGACTCTTTTTCATTTCTTTTGCTGCAGCACTAAAAGAACCCTTTTCTGCTGCTGAAATAAACATAATTAAATTATCTACTTGTGATTTCATCATTGTCCCTGTTTATTAATAAAACAACCCATAATGCAGAATAATTTAAATTACAAATCACTCAATAGATCGAACATACAATAACTAGCAATATACACTATCTGAATTTATTGAAATGTAATCAACTGTAATCAAATGTAAGCGATGGGAATGAAGTTATAAAGATATACTTAAATGGGTTAATCGTGAATTATCACTATATAAATCAGGCACAAAACAAACTAATGGGGAGATATAATATAAACGAGGGGTAAATAGTCAAATAGAGGTATTAGATATGGAAGAGATAATAGAAATAGGAAGAGAAAGAGAAAAAATAAAAAGTAATACATGGTTATATTTTTAATATAATCATGTATTACTTGTCATGGATTTTATTAATCAGTATCTAGCATTACTTAAATAATTTTAAATTTATGAATCATCACTATAAAAATGAATAAATGATTCACCATCAAAGCCATTAAAATCAACAACACCTGTGATCGTCGTTAAGCCATCGGTATAAATTACACGTTCTTCTTTCAAGTTTTCACGCAAACAGTGCTCTTCAATACCATCTGTTTTACATAATGTAATAGCACCAGATAAGTTTACGGTTAAACGATAGGATACATATAATGCTGATTTAGAGTCAGTATTCACCTGATAAGTAAAAGTATCATTGGTATAACGATAAGAAAGATCTTTTAACCATAATCCGCGTACTTTAAAAGCTGTGTCGTGTGTTGCATACAATGCCTTGCTATTCAGAGTGCTTTCAACAACAAAATTATACGGTTTCATGTATCGATGATGATCACCTTCAACATATTCCATCAAATGATGTATTGCTTTTACTTGTTTTGGGTTCACTTTGTGTAACGCGACAAGCCCAGCATCAATCACACTGATAATTTCTTTACCTAACGCCATGATACGCTTAGATTCAGGGCCAGTGGCTGTATAATTCACAAATTCTGCTGTCGATGTTTCAATCGCTTTAAACTCTACCGTATTCAGCTCAATCGACTTCAACGTTAACACTCTAGCATCTTGAGCTTGTTGTGCATTCGCACTCACTGATAGCAGTAATATTAGTGCAATTACAAATCGATTCATAACAACTCCTATAGGAAACATTTATACGAAAAACGCTCGAAATGTTAGCGGTATCACACCAGCGTAAAATATTTAGTTTTATTCACAATCAATAAAGATCTACAAACTAACTACTCGCTAAAGCCTGCTAATTTGCGCGCATTATAACCATAAAAATACATAAATCAACATATGATATAACGTTATATTATATAAGCTTTCGAAAAGTAATTGTAAGAGTATGTCAGTAAGTCCTAGAAATATCCCCACATACTGCCGTTATCGTGCCGTAATCCATAGCAAAGTGATGGTTGCTGACTATTATTCAGATAGTCAGTATCGAAATCGGATAACGCTCATGAGTAACTACGTCAATACCGTGATTTTATTAGTTTGTGCCACTAACTCTGGACAACTAAGTGCCAACGAACAAGGGTTGGGTAATAATCAACACTCTGAAAATGAGCTGTTAGTGGGTACTGTATGTCCTGTCAATTCAACAACCTCCGGCATTGCTAATAAATCGATGGGTATTTTGGCTTTTTCTCAACACTGGTTTCATGATGGTGGCAGCAATGCGAGCTATCAAGCGCGTGACAATGCTACTGGCGTGGGCATTGAAATTCATTTTCTTGCAAATGACAATGGCTTTATAAAAGGTAAAAATGTGGCTGACTGTCAGCAGTATCGTATCATTCAGCTGCGCCAAACCAATATTAAACATCTCATCAATGAACTGCCTGTGCAAATCGATATTCCAGATACATTTACACTCCCTTTTTATGATAATCACACACTAGAGCACGGTCATGGTATGCATCAAACGCCCAAAGATAACCAAGATAAACCGTGGACAAAACCTGTCATGCGCGCGTCATCTGTTGCAATTTATGATACACCTTATGTATCTGATGCTTATGGCACTGAAGGCGAAGATATACAGGTAACATTTGAAACCTGCGTCGTTTGTCAGCGTGAGCAGCAATATGACCAATTACTTTCTTGTGGTACATGGGGGTTTCGTCGTGATTATTTGGGGGGAATGACAGGATGGACTGAGCCAGAGTTTATTCCGGTGCAATGTGCAACACAACCCAGTCCTCAATACCTGACAACGTTAGATAACTCAGCACGTATTGACTACAACTACTGGCTAGACTGGCGTTAAATAGAACGGAGATAACTGAATTGGTTACGAGATAAATAGGTGACTAAATAGATGACTAAATAGGTAAATAGATGACTAATTCATACAAGCCACGATGGTTTGACTTGATGAGAACACCGCATAATACTCACCACCCACAACCAATTTAAGTTCATTCGCTAATACTGTATCAATAGAAGCATAAATCATTTGAGTGGCAGAACCATTATTTAACCCTTTATTTATAGCAAAACTCACCTCTGTCGTCTGGCTGTTGCTATGGATTTCATGCACGCGACCTTGCAGTTGATTTTGATGTTCGCCATGTTCTTTATTTAGGGAAATACTGACTGCAGGGGCTTTAAAAAGTAATAATACAGGCTTACCGACAACTAATGCTAAACGCGCGCAACTACTTTGTGTCACACACGCATTAAGCCGGAGTCCACTCGTCAACTCAACCTCAAGGTTTACATTTAAATTATCATGATCTGAACTTAGGTTAGCCACACTATTATCTAAAGACAAAATAGTCCCTGATAACTGATTACGCGCACTGGTCTTTAGTGATAAATGGCCCATTACATCCAGTAAACTGTTCATGGGTATCGCTTGATCTTGTAATGCTGCTAATACCATGTCTTGCATTTGATCAGTCAGTGCATACATTTGCAATAAACGTGCGCCAAAAGCAGTTAACTTTGCACCGCCACCGCCTTTACCGCCCTTTTCACTCAAAACAACAGGCTCAGATAAACGTGTATTCATATCTTTAACCGAATCCCACGCGGTTTTATAACTCATTCCTGCAAGTTTAGCTCCCTGACTAATCGAACCACAGGCTTGTATCTGTTGCAGCAATACGATCCGCTTTGGGTTAGCAAACACTTTATCTGCGACTGAAATGGTCAATAATGCTTTCAAATCCATGGTGTATCATCAGCTTAAGCTTAAATAGAAGATTTATATTGTGCGCTATCAGAAAAATAATAACAACTCTATCTAGA
Coding sequences within:
- a CDS encoding RcpC/CpaB family pilus assembly protein, producing the protein MNSKIIFIVAFLAIVSGIYGVVDILFLTTEKVEDETLIQAEPQARYVTLWRAKQSIMKGESLTASMVQREQVLLNDALVLGIKQDVTLDFQSSTLINTPVKTGELVFVEYQTSKDQPGYLDLLIVDGMTLYPLTISSKNLISGYIKPGDNIDIMAISSPKTNLSNTTNELEIFEGVTASLLLTKVRVMSVNTNDADVINPQMSSDANSELTIVIEVKPDDLGRLALAQRTMYLEIVRSQTYQQPPYADVSDIVPHYNGVVELRGQANASFEGIL
- a CDS encoding prepilin peptidase, with protein sequence MMALYFIGVVSIGVIYSDCRYRHISNKICAIIFFTSLYVSIERNNIPTSLFSCFIVFLSTAMLFKFNIMGAGDSKLATAFSIALLPSEIVDAAMLVLFLGGLLALFYLIKDRLILKLSREHERGLPYGVAISFGFYITIINSLI
- a CDS encoding Flp family type IVb pilin, which codes for MFTKMYVNTTSFLATYKNDERGVTAIEYGLIGVAMATLLGVTFGTGGSLLTALTTAFANITTAIGKIG
- a CDS encoding LysR family transcriptional regulator encodes the protein MMKSQVDNLIMFISAAEKGSFSAAAKEMKKSQASISIAIQNLEIDFGFELFNRNKKYPVLTEKGEKLFKNTKLMMSQYDEFISQSREIEEISDVKIRIGIDPLVCSEKITKILCEFSELYPLVDLYIIQQNSKQLYNEVVENKIDFAVGLFSGLETLNCEFASAFHMQSSWVASPDYKGGHISNVNLTDMDNTRLLTPIDLKYPAMSELSVASHVWYVEDIHTILSFCRNSVGICNLPNFVTKHDLNEGRLSKASFAFNQLNNEHWVASIIWPKNENLSPLLNWMRDKISSIDFI
- a CDS encoding TOBE domain-containing protein; this encodes MDLKALLTISVADKVFANPKRIVLLQQIQACGSISQGAKLAGMSYKTAWDSVKDMNTRLSEPVVLSEKGGKGGGGAKLTAFGARLLQMYALTDQMQDMVLAALQDQAIPMNSLLDVMGHLSLKTSARNQLSGTILSLDNSVANLSSDHDNLNVNLEVELTSGLRLNACVTQSSCARLALVVGKPVLLLFKAPAVSISLNKEHGEHQNQLQGRVHEIHSNSQTTEVSFAINKGLNNGSATQMIYASIDTVLANELKLVVGGEYYAVFSSSQTIVACMN